acacttaattttttttgtcctaagTCTTATAGTTTTGAAGTTTGGATTTTTTAAGGACGTAATTGacgtatttaaatttttgagtATAACGTACGAcaattacatctaaataataaatttaaaaaaaactattattaaaaacgaCATACTTAGGACAATAAAAGCTATAACTTCAAAACTACAGACTCAAGACTTTCAAGTGTTATTCTTAGTTATTAACTCCCTCTATTCTCGGTAACCAGTAAcgaaacaccctgtatatattacaatatttcgacaGTAAAAACAATCCAATCAAATTGATTTTCTAGATAGTTGATTGGCTAATGTTTACTATCATTCCATCCTATCAAAAGTCTTTTACAGCAAATGTCAAGGCAGGTCCCACATCAGCTTTCTTAATAATCTACAATTACACTAATACgccactaaataaataaaactttcttcttagtaataaaaattaaatttctaactacggaataaaataaaaaataaaaaattcatattgcGTTACATTTGCATTTTGGTCTCGCAAACTTCATTGTGAACTTTGACATTGAAATGACATTCCATAATGCGAGGATAATTGGAGGGCAACATGATCATAGACCTATAAATTATGGACGCGACATatttgttctatacgtacaattgcttatacaAATAGCACTCATTTTGAAGGTACACACATAAACagatatctatctcgttcttactcagcactgcaactcgcaggaaaacaatataacagtattacagtgcgtacataaaatgaaacaagaatatacgtaaatgtctaatgaggccgaaaatccgccatgcttacactgaagtaggaaacctatggaaatgaaacgtcaacaaaaaattcgtgccactgtgacgtcatctggccgctaaacatggcggttttagtgctgcccagaagattttaatgttattaggttttatcgataaacgttcttggttcattttattttaaatattgttgagtattaattatttgtagaatttatactttaatagaaagtaagtaggtatattgttatgtgcaaagatgatgtgatttagttgtgtgaaatctaagacaagttcgtgcTTTAAATTTGCCAAGTGAAttatatgacgatttttaaaagttactacactgattttataaagttgttgtTTAACGGCTGAACTGaaatgacaatgacatttggtgcgctaaacatgcatagacctatatagtagggacgcGACATATTTATTCTATATATACAATTGCTTATACAAATAGCACTCATTTTGAAggtacacacataaacatatatctatctcgttcttactcagcactgtaactcgcaggaaaacaatataacagtatttcagtgcgtacataaaattaaacaagaatatacgtaaatgtctaatgaggccgaaaatccgccatgttgagCGCACCAagtgtcattgtcacgtcagttaaataaaatgagccaagaacgtttatcgataaaaccttataacattaaaatcttctgggcagcactaaaaccgccatgtttagcggCTAGATGACGTCATAGTGGCACGcgttttttgttgacgtttcatttccataggtttcctacttcagtgactTGGAAGGCAACACGATACAATCTTAACGTTTtatcaacaaacaaacataatgaCTATGTTACAACAACTTAGAATAAAATGGAGATGAGTCTGGtgctttttaaataattttttaatcagTTTTGTTACAGCAGAGTGAAAATTCCTAAGCAGATAGGATACCATGTGTATGTTCCGATAAATCAACAAGACCCAAGTGCAAATCATGTCTGTGAACCATCAAATCCAACATTGTGCTAATGTTACACAAATATGAACATTATAAGCTTGTTACACGTTCCACGGTCATTTAACACAATATCAGGGAATTAACTTTACAGCCAGCCTGTATACAGAGTTGTGTGAGAAATGTCCCGATATAAACATTGTAAACAAGATGTCAACCGTGAACACTAGTGAACACATTTACCTTACATATTTATGACTTTCATAAATAGTCAAATCGTAATGGTTTGTACATCCAATTTTAAGCCTCCGACCTCATCTAAGAGACCCACTTGATACCACTGGGCCATGAGCATAAATTCCCTTACCAAttgaataataacataatatacaaACATTGTATACAATTAAAACGACCATTCTATTAGCTAGCGTAAGCAGACGAGCAAATACTCTGGTAGTGTTGCTTGACATTAACAATACCAATACGTTTTGACAGGTTGCATGCTATTTGTTTGTACAGTTATGCAAATGGAGCTTTGATATTTAATTGTTTGCTATGAGTTTGGTGATCCTTTTTAAATGCAAGCCAAACATATATAAATTTGATACAGATTAATCTTTTTAAATGTCGTGCATGCCTGCAACACTGCTGCATTTTATACTCTATTCAGAACATCACTCTCACTGATTCGGAAGACAgctaatagaaaaataattatgagTCAATTTGCTTAAAATTTAACAAGGAAATCTATATGTTCAAAGGCATTTGTATATTTTCAGAATCTTCCATAGAGTTTCCAGATTTGGCCCTCTTGAGTTCATCGTCTTTCTCCTTCAGGATTCTGTCCAGATTCACCCATGTGTTTCCaagttctttctttttcttctccTCTACCCTGGCTGTGTACATTTGCATCAATTCATCAGCGTATTTAGAAGGCTTGTACTGTTCAGTGACACAGTAGTTTGATTGCTTGGCAACCTTTTTCTCAGTTTCAACGGGAGAATTCCTTCTGCTTGTATCTTTCCGTTTGAAAGTCACAGGATTGAGAAATAATcctgtttttattagtttttcgtCAGTTTCATTGAGCCAAGTACTTACTTTCTTTATGGAATTTTGTATTTGTGAATCAGACGCGTTAACATTCGTCAATGCTTCTGTAGCTCCATTTTTAATTTCTGGTAAGGACAGAGGTTTATCAAATCTTTGAGGTAATGCAGAGTTTATTTCAATTTCAGAATTTATCACATTCATGGGTGATTTTCTTAAATTGATTTCATAATCTTTCGGAACAGCAAATTTTTTCCTGTTACATATGCTATCATCAACTTGATTTTTGTTATCAATATCAGTGTCAATATCTAGTAAAGGCACTTTGGTAATTCTCATAACTTTTTGTTTAATTGGAATTTCTGTAGCTCCCTCTTTTTCCAAAGGCAAACTTTTGCATTTCTCGTAATAGTCTGGAGTGattaatttgatttcatttttaactGTACGACTTTTCAAATTTTCATTCGGTATTGACAGAAGCTTCTGTAGATTAGCTATAGCCACATTTTTGGCTTTCTTCATTTGTGGGTTTTTCGCATTACtcattaatatagtttttttcaGCTCATTTGCTGCTTGTGTGCAAATTGCATTGTCTAGTGATGCCTGCATAACTATATCTTTGTTCTCAGTTCCTTTAACTATCTTATTACTAGCACTAAGAGAATCGTTTACCTCCCTATTGCGTTCATTATGATTAGCAATTGTAAAATTAGTTTCACTCTTATCATTTTTTGATGTAACATCCCTATCAgtcttttttattacacttataTTTTGTCTTTCACAAGTTTTAGAATCATGCATAGTTCTTGGCACAAATTCTTCTACATTAGGATTTAACTTAGTTATTGTAATATCAAAAGAACCCTTTGAAGTAGTAGAGCTCTGTTTTACCTCTTTCACCTCACTTTCCGTATAATCGTTTACCTGAAAACATCAGGAATATCTTGAAGAAAATAGTAAGCGCCACACAAAAATCTGTCATCTAGAATATTATGTGTAGTATTTAGTAGTAGTAATTATTAATGCGATTTAAAGACAATGTCTTCATGGTCTAGTGCATAATGTAAATAACAgtgagatttattttatttcttacgaAGTAGGCACAggataatatttacataaatagaaCCATGGCTGTGCCCTTGGTACTCCTGATGTCCATCAGAGACTgcctaattattttataatgcgGCTCGACATAATCGACGGCAATAAACATAGAACTTAATTTTTCGGCTAAAAACTTACCACACGTAGCATGTGCTTAATCGCGTTGAGATCTGGTTTTGTTTCTTCATCAACTGTTATCTCCCCCTGGGCAATGCCGAAACGGAGATTCAATTCATCTGCAACAATTAGGTGTTTTTAACCTGAAGAAACAAGACGGTCTATTAAGGATTTAAGTTGTAATGGTTATCAATGTAAAGTAGTATTGACAATCCCTGTCTATTATTTTTCTGCCTAAGACACAGATCCAGTCTGAAAACCCCTTAGACATAGTCGTTATTCCATTGCAGTCTATTGTCTCAAAAAAGATAGAGCAGACTTTGTACTATAatgaacgtttgtgcaacaaggcatattataaagttaaggattatttactagatggcactacgtgggaatgaggcgcttgctcctggccttttcatttttcattactatttttttttttataattgtatttttttgacttgtttttgcttttattgtgaatatttctatttatttaaaaaaaagaaaatatttgagaaaaaacaaaaataaaaagcccgctgagtttgtttcgccggttcttctcaggactgtggctttttttggaaccggtggtagagttaacattgttatttgtattttgacattcaacaagtgtgtcatactgacatctaagttgaaataaatgattttgaattttgaatttgaatggttatgacgtttttttttattgcccttgtagacagacaagcCTATGgctcgcctgatggtgagtggttcccaaagcccaaggacttcagcaatgccaggggcagagccaagctacaCCCTACCGTATTAGTACTCTCTaaaagccttgtttgaagaaggaaatgtcatagGGCTTGGGAAATAACGTGaagtggagctcattccaaagccaaatggtacgtggcaaaaaagatctctgaaaatgcactgtggatTAACACAGTgcctccaggtagtatggataattTCTACTCCTATGGCGGCGGtacaatggtaaaaacgagatgattggttcatctcaaacaatttattagagcactccccatggagcATATGGCACAAAATACAAAGAGAACTGAAGTCCCTCTGCAGACCCTGAAGTTCCAAACAATCCGTAAAGAATGGGATTATTAACAATCCCAACATCCCTCTTCTGTATGAAGTCAAATggaaatggaagtagctggtactTGGGAGCTCCAGCCTAAaagtgggagcagtactccacgtgAGGGTGAATTTATACTTATAAAACAAGTTTTCTTTACATAAATTCATCAGTGAACTTGTCTGCTGTTTGCCAAATTAACAATAATGAGTGGCAACCACACAGCACAAATGGTTTATTAGGTAACAGCGAAAGTTTTTACAGTTGAACAAACCTAAACTATTTTCATCTTGATACAGCCGCATTGGTGGTGGTTTTTGGCCAACAATCAAATCGCTGTTGTGCAATTTCTGCAATCttcttccattcacttctgCCAGGTCTTTGAGGATATCTCTCTTTGTTGTCCACACCTTATTGCTCATTATGATGTCAGGACCTATTCAATAGACAGACAGATTAGGAACCTGAGCATTTCTCTGCTAACTGGGAAATCATTATcgcaaataaattatatatgaaTGTTGTTGTTCTTGCTGATGCAATGatattttctgtttattttaatcaaagaaTTCCAAATTTAACCCTTATCAACTCCTACTACTAAGTCAACAGCAAGAGTTGAAACCCTAAGAATTCCTTTAACAggaagtcatttgtgaacacAAATTGAGTAGGTCAAGTATATTTAATTAGAGAAACTGATACCTAGCTGCAAGGCTCAAATAAACACATTGCAAAAGACAGGCACACAGGGATATTTAACATGGGTGTTTgctatttaaaacattacaatgtcgataatataatatatgtaatggTGGATTTATATTGTACTTACCGTGTTCTAACACATATAAGCAAATTATGTACTTTTTCAGGAGAAGCAttgaaaattcaacatcttaatataattattatataatactacaCAACTAAAGAGatagaatgataatatttaaactactacttataacattattaataaaagcaaacatctcactaataactattaaaaaatggaTTTTCTCAAACTCAGTTCAGTTTTAACAAGAATCGCATAAGCGACATTATAGCTCTGTATGTGCGTTATGTAAATGCATTTAACATTAATACATTGAAGAGGCAATGTAGAAGGTGAATCACACCTTAAACAAATACCTTAGATCGTTTTATGATAACAGCTGATAGTTTGGATGTGATTTTGGAACaatgtacctacttaacaaattaTTATCACAATAGGGTTTTGTTGTGAAACAAATAATGAAGAATTGTACATTTGTAGTACCCAAATCACTGAATTTTATCACAGGggtataaatttgtttttccttgagATGACGGATAGAAAgactcaaataataaatatattatgaataataataatcataagttacttattaaattgttattttgaaaaatattgcaAAATTTTAAGACACCACAATGAATGGACTGCGTAACGTAATAACAGCGTGAACGAACATGAAATTGAAACAGCAACTTTCATCGGAAAATACTTATGTGTCACAATATACAAATAACTACTACCTAAtccaaatgtaaaatattaggctaataaaacaaaaagccaatacatatgtacgtaccgatgtttaattcattaaataaaatatatcatataattGTAAAACTTGTACCTACCTTTATGTGTGTAGGTACTAAAAAGTATTGATTGATCGGCTTTTTTTtgaaggattttatgacctggtaactaagacttttcaggcatgtcttattttaattatttacatgcttaattttatgaaaaatgataatatggagtgaaaggaaatgaaatgaagatgatattAAATATCGATCGGAGACCATGACAAGTGCTACCAACTagataccgtaaaatggggtgattagggattgagaagcgaatcgggaaaaaaccaggaaaatctttcgacactcaatattagttttatattcgttgcaaagtcttccatttttttgtagtttaatagtagagtgttgaaagttcacaaaacagctctgaatatgcatgataatagctgctaacttataaaaaatcacgtttcaaattaacttcctgtggtggtaattattttagtgctagaaagtttgctctcttttatttatttgataataatagaagacgactgtgatttatatatatgtacgtTATGTAGTATTTGAActatcatatatattaaaggtaaatctcagttgttattggttgtaatgtatttgataatataaaaatacatgttttacgcatcctacccatgggggcggttctgcttttcctctgctgatcctgacgtctgtgcggaccgtcttaaagacgtggtgctccaggggatggaattgtttattccctcctctgaagtgcccgttgggggtcgcagcagaccctggtataacaatgccagcagggatgctgcacacctcaagcggtccgcatacgtggcatgggataatgccaggagacgtcaggaccctaacatctcagaggaaaggcggaaatataacgccgcttccaggtcctacaagaaggctattgccaaggcgaagtcggagcacgttgctagagttggcgagcgactaaagagctatccctctgggagccgtgctttttggtcgctcgccaaagccgcagaaggaaacttttgcaggtctagtctcccaccactgcgaaagtccgatgacagtctggcccatagtgcgaaagagaaggctgaccttctggtcaaactcttcgcctcgaactcgaccgtggacgacgggggtgccacaccaccgaacatcccccggtgtgatagttccctgccggagatctgctttacacagtgtgcagtcaggcgggaactccgactcctggacgtccataagtcgagtgggccagacggcatccccgcagtggttctgaaaacgtgcgcccctgagctgacgcctgcgctaacgcgtctgtatcgcctctcttattgcgctaacagggttccgtcttcatggaagaccgcccacgtccaccctatccccaagaagggtgaccggtcggacccatcgagctataggcctatcgcgataacttccttgctttccaaggtgatggagcgaataataaatatacaactcctgaagtatcttgaagatcgccagctgatcagtgaccgacagtacggtttccgtcacggtcgctcagctggcgatcttctcgtataccttactcacaggtgggctgaagccttggagagcaagggcgaggctcttgctgtgagccttgatatcgcgaaggccttcgacagggtctggcatagggcacttctgtcgaagctaccatcttacggaatccccgagggtctctgcaagtggatcgctagctttttggatgggcggagcatcatggtcgttgtagacggtgactgctctgataccatgaccattaacgctggcgttccacaaggttcggtgctctcccccacgcttttcatcctgtatatcaatgacatgctgtctattgatggcatgcattgctatgcggatgacagcacgggggatgcgcgatatatcggccatcagagtctctctcggagcgcggtgcaagagagacgatctaaacttgtgtctgaagtggagaactctctgaggcgagtctccgaatggggtgaattgaacttggttcaattcaacccgataaagacacaagtttgcgcgttcactgcgaagaaggacccctttgtcatggcgccgcaattccaaggagtatccctgcaaccttccgagagtattgggatacttggggtcgagatttcgagcgatgtccagtttcggagtcatctggaaggcaaagccaagttggcgtccaaaatgctgggagtcctcaacagagcgaagcggtacttcacgcctggacaaaggcttttgctttataaagcacaagtccggcctcgcgtggagtactgctcccatctctgggccggggctcccaaataccagcttcttccatttgactccatacagaggagggccgttcggattgtcgataatcccattctcacggatcgtttggagcctctgggtctgcggagggacttcggttccctctgcattttgtaccgtatgttccatggggagtgctctgaggaattgttcgagatgataccggcatctcgtttttaccatcgcaccgcccgccaccggagtagagttcatccatactacctggagccactgcggtcatccacagtgcgtttccagaggtcttttttgccacgtaccatccggctatggaatgagctcccctccacggtgtttcccgagcgctatgacatgtccttcttcaaacgaggcttgtggagagtattaaacggtaggcagcggcttggctctgcccctggcattgctgaagtccatgggcgacggtaaccactcaccatcaggtgggccgtatgctcgtctgcctacaagggcaataaaaaaaaaaaaaaaaaaaaaaaaaaaaaaaaaaaaaaaaaaaaaaaaaaaaaaaacatgtggaaTTCTGtcgtttttggggatattgggggcatcttaggtacaaataacaacgaaaaagaggtcaattgggatgagaatttaatttgattttaagtgtataatctatgatttgATTTCTTCGTTTTTGGAATATTTTAcaaggtgaatgaagttagcccctcaaaaaaatttttttttcctattttatacttcttttctattaattcgtttgttcatcatttgttctggATTGTTCActattaataattgtttgttctgcatttaattattttaaaaaaa
The Bombyx mori chromosome 17, ASM3026992v2 DNA segment above includes these coding regions:
- the LOC101746704 gene encoding uncharacterized protein LOC101746704 isoform X1 — protein: MLLLKKYIICLYVLEHGPDIIMSNKVWTTKRDILKDLAEVNGRRLQKLHNSDLIVGQKPPPMRLYQDENSLDELNLRFGIAQGEITVDEETKPDLNAIKHMLRVVNDYTESEVKEVKQSSTTSKGSFDITITKLNPNVEEFVPRTMHDSKTCERQNISVIKKTDRDVTSKNDKSETNFTIANHNERNREVNDSLSASNKIVKGTENKDIVMQASLDNAICTQAANELKKTILMSNAKNPQMKKAKNVAIANLQKLLSIPNENLKSRTVKNEIKLITPDYYEKCKSLPLEKEGATEIPIKQKVMRITKVPLLDIDTDIDNKNQVDDSICNRKKFAVPKDYEINLRKSPMNVINSEIEINSALPQRFDKPLSLPEIKNGATEALTNVNASDSQIQNSIKKVSTWLNETDEKLIKTGLFLNPVTFKRKDTSRRNSPVETEKKVAKQSNYCVTEQYKPSKYADELMQMYTARVEEKKKKELGNTWVNLDRILKEKDDELKRAKSGNSMEDSENIQMPLNI
- the LOC101746704 gene encoding uncharacterized protein LOC101746704 isoform X2; the encoded protein is MSNKVWTTKRDILKDLAEVNGRRLQKLHNSDLIVGQKPPPMRLYQDENSLDELNLRFGIAQGEITVDEETKPDLNAIKHMLRVVNDYTESEVKEVKQSSTTSKGSFDITITKLNPNVEEFVPRTMHDSKTCERQNISVIKKTDRDVTSKNDKSETNFTIANHNERNREVNDSLSASNKIVKGTENKDIVMQASLDNAICTQAANELKKTILMSNAKNPQMKKAKNVAIANLQKLLSIPNENLKSRTVKNEIKLITPDYYEKCKSLPLEKEGATEIPIKQKVMRITKVPLLDIDTDIDNKNQVDDSICNRKKFAVPKDYEINLRKSPMNVINSEIEINSALPQRFDKPLSLPEIKNGATEALTNVNASDSQIQNSIKKVSTWLNETDEKLIKTGLFLNPVTFKRKDTSRRNSPVETEKKVAKQSNYCVTEQYKPSKYADELMQMYTARVEEKKKKELGNTWVNLDRILKEKDDELKRAKSGNSMEDSENIQMPLNI